TCAGGATAGAAAGACAAAGAAACCTGCAATACAAAGGAATGGCCCCGCCCAAGACCAAGACCTGCTGGATCAGAGGCTCCACCTCCTGATGCCCCACCACCGATGCTGTGGGCAGGAGCCTGAGAGCCACAGATGCGGGGAAGGTCCTCCAACTTACTGCTAATTCCTGAGAAGGCAAGGGCTGGAGAGCTAGGTGGCCTGGGCCACGGGTGTGCACTGCGACCTGAGGCCCGGCTTCTTGTGCACTGAGACTTGAGGCCTGGCTCTGCTCCTGGGTGTCGAGTTGAGCTTCCCGGGCCCTGGCTTTACCTTTTCAGTGAAGGAAGCCAGGCAGGCAGACCACAAACTCCTTCCCATTCAGTCAGTCCCAGGCCATGTGCCTGTGTGTAGCTCTCCTAATGGAACTCAGGGAGATTGTTTTGTGCGTCTCCAGGGGGGAAGATATTAATTGGGACACATGTGTCAAGTGTCTCAGCGATGGCTGACCGACTTGCAAGGAGAAGCAAGTGGAGCGATCTTTAGCCGTGAACCTTGCCTCTTGTTTCAGGTGTCATCAGATGGATGACTTTGGGCCTGCCAAGAACCTCATGACCATGTGCTTCACCTACTACCACATCGGTAAGACACGGGTGGGCTGATGTGGGGTTCACCCACGGGATCCTGAGGCTCGCCAGCCAATAATGTGTCAGCGGAAGCTTTCTTCATGGTTAAAAGCAAAAGCTGCGGGGCCTCCAGAGAACAGAGGACGCTGGTGTTAGGGAGGAGTGAGACTTCAGAGAAAACATGGTCCGAATCATGGGGTGGGAGGTTGACTGACCAGGGTGCAAAGGAAACTCCCGAGCTGATAGGAGAAACATGCTAGGCAGGACGTTTTATGGTGGAGGCAGGAACTGCTGGATGTGAAGATAATCAGTTTTATGTTTTACCAAAACAAGACACGGTTGGTTATTGGAGGGTGGTGGGGAGCAGCCGTCTAGGATCTGAAGTGGCAGAGAGTGCCCAGGGATGGGCTGGAGATGGCTTATGAGGAGTGTGGACTGTTCTTGATGCTGAGGCTATGACATCTCTTCTGCCTCATTCCGTTGGAACTTTCTGGTACGTTGGAGCTCAAGGGCTTCCTGCGTGAGTCTCCTTGGGCTGCAGCAGCAGGACTCATTCAGGCCACCATAAGTGGAAGGTTGCTGGAAGCCTCCACGTGGACTGGAGCTGGGTCAGGGAGGTGCTAGGCCCCGACCCCCCGTGCTGTCCTCTCTCAGTACCTGCATGCTCACTCTTGGGGTGTGTGTATCTGCTCCCCCTCCCACAGCTGTCCTCTCCGCACCCCTCAGTTCATTTGGTCCAACCGCCATGGCTGGTGTCCCAGCCACACCAGCGGGCAAGCCCTTCCCGCCAGGCCACTCATCAGCTGCTTTGGGTGGAGTGGGAACCCCCAGTACAGCCTTTGGCTCTTCCTTTTTGAAGAACAGATAGACACACAATGAATAGACGCTGCTTCCTGAGACAGGGCTACCCACAGCAGCTTCAGCTAGTGAGGACACCCTGCCAGGGCCTACAGAGAACCTTTGACTTATAGTGGGCACTGGGGCCCCTGGGGGTACGTCATCCTGCGGGGGTGCCAGGGCCTCGTGTCCGTCCATTGGCTAAGGGAGTTTGGGTGCCAGGGCTCCCCACCCCCCTGCTGTCTCCGCACTCCCATTTCAGGGGCCTGGTGCCCAGCTGGCTTCTGCCTCCCTGGCGCTGGCATGGTCGGGCCTCTGCCCTCGCCTCCCTGCAGACCCTGCCACCTGGGCCGGGCTCCAGCCTGCATCTCCTTTGCTCCCTCCCTGCTCCTAGTGGCTTCTCTGTGCACAGCAGGTGCTGAGAGTGCTCACGGGGAGCAGGGCCCCCACTTCCTCATCCTGGGCCGGCTGAGCCTGCACCACCCCCGTCctgggctgaggagggaggctcCTGTATCCCCACTGCACAGGACCCCTGCGGGGCTCCCCCTGGGCCTCTGCAGTTAGCAGGTGCAGACCCCGGCCTCACTGGCCTCGTCTTGTTCCCTCTCTCGTCCAAGGAAAACCGCAGCTGCTGCCCCCGGAGGCCCGGGAGAAGCCCACGGGCAGCATCGACTCCTACCTGAAATCCGCAAACAGCTGGCTGGCCGAGAAGAAGGACATCGCCGAGCGGCTGCTGAAGAACACCTCGGCCAGGACGGAGAATGTCAAGGGCTTCTTCGGGGGGCTGGAGACCAAGCTGAAGGGGCCCCTGGCCAGGAGGAACGAGTACATGTGGCCTTGGGGTCCCTCCCACCTGCATGGGACGGGGGAGAAGCTGGTGTGGAGCTCTGGTGGGGGCAGCAGGGAGGGTTCGAGTGAGGCCCAGAGACTGTCAGGAGCACTGCGCTGCCCAGCCGCCTCTGCCCCCACAGCTTGCTATATGGTCTGCAAAGCCGAGCCCCCCAGTGACGTGCAGGGATGTCCCTGGGGGCCACACTCCCTGGGACTGATGAGGAGCCCAGGGGATTGTCCGATGGCAGAGGGAACTGCAGCCCCTCCACTCTGTCTCCTCTGTCCCCCCCATCCCCTGGCTGGACCAAGAGTGAGTGCTTGTGGAACACGGTCTTGAGTCACAGGAGAAAAACACTGTTCCCAGGAGAGCAGGGCTGTGACAGACACTTGAGGAACACTTTGGAGACAGGCACATCAGAAATAGACTCATAGAAGCTATGACTTCCACAAGGAGGAGGGATGCGGCAGCCAGAGGGAGCCCCGgggtcccctctccccacccatgGCTGGGCCGCAGCCAGGTGCCTTGGCCTCCTCCTCTGCCCTATTTAGCTTTGGATTCAGAGAAAATGACATAAAGAAACCTCAATGCCACATTTCCTGAATTCTGAAACACTGGCAGTTGACAAATAGAGCCTTGATTTCATAAAAGGCTTTTCAGAGCAAGCCATATTAAATGTAGCCAGTCCCACCTGAGAAGTATAGAACAGCGTCTTTGAGTTGAGAAAGTGTGGTGTGAGTCGCATCTGTCGTCATGGTGCCTTCTTTCCCTCAGGGAAGACGAGAGCAAACCCCAGGAGAAGCGGCCCAGGGCTGGTGAGTCTGCCCAGGCAACAGCAGGAGATGCCTGGCCCACACCCCCTCAGCCAGCACACAAGCAGGTGCACGGCCTCTGGGGCTTTCCTGCCTCCACGGAGCACAGGAACCTTGCCCTGGCTGATGCCCCAGTTGCTTCCCAGCTCCCGTGGTCTGTATTTTCTCACTGAGTTTCTGTGGAAGAGCCACTTTTCTAAGGAGGAACTAAATTCCTTAATCCCAGGAAGGCTAAGGGTTACCGCGAGGGGCTGCGGCTGTGCTGTGGAACCATCCCTCAGAGGAAGTCCTTATTGCCGGGTGGGAATAGCACCATTACTGGCTATGGCTAGCAGAAAAGCCATGGTGGAGTTTGCACCACATGTTTCTGTGGCATTCGGGGAGAAACTGGCTGCTGGGAGGCTGTCGCCCAGGGTTTGCCAACAGCGGGCACGCAGCCGGAGCTGCTTTCAGCCTTTCTTCTCCCACAGTGACTGTGTACAGCCCCGAGGACGAAAAGAAGGGGGAGAAGATCTACCTGTACACGCACCTGAAGCAGCAGCCCATCTGGTAAGGCCGAGCCCGTGGCTTCCTGTCACCCTCTTACGGGGCCAGCAGTCACTCCCCAGGATTGCTTCTAGTTGCCTTTGTCCCCATCAGAATGGCAGAATTCTTACACCCCCCAGGgtgtcaaaataaaaagatgaaccctcacaggcattggcgaggatgtggagaaattggaggTCTCCTGTATGGCTAAGAGGAATGTAAATGGAGCAGCCGCTGtggaaacagtctggcagttcctttAAAGGTGAAACACAGAGTTACCCTGTGAGCCAGCAGCTCCACTCTAGGAGTCATCCAAGAGAAAAACGTGTCCTCACAAAACCTTGTACAAATGTCTGTAGCAACGTCATTTATTATGGCCCCAAAGTGGAAACCACCTTCATGGTCATCCAgtgatgaatgggtaaacaaaatccATCCATTGCATGAAATATTAgccagccatgaaaaggaatggcATGCCGCTCCACACCGCAGCAGGGATAGGCCTGGGAAATGTGTGAAACTCAGtggaagaagccaggcacagaagccCACGTATTGTATCATCcctgtgaaatgtccagaatagcaGATTCCTAGAGACACAGCAGATGACTGATAGCCCGGGCAGAGGGCGCGGAATGGGGAGCAGGGCGTGACTGCTGATGGGGATGGGGTTTCTTTATGGGGTGAGGGAATGTTCTGGAAATGgtggctgcacaactctgtgaatacactaaaagttactgaattgtatattttagaGGGCGAATTtcatggcatgtgaattatatcccaATTAAGCTCTTACatgtatataaatgaatgaaggtGATGGTTGAAGTGAGACCAGTGTTGCAGGGGAAATCTTGGCCACCCTGGCGTATGGCCCAGCTCTGCAGATGATGGTCAGGCTGCGCTAATCTCTCTGAAGCCTCTCAACATATTTTAGAGTGCTTTGCTAACACCTGGAATCAGTGTCCGACAGGCCCTCCCTCCCCTGAAGATCACAGTTGGCTGTGGCGCATTCTGCCTGTTAACCAAGCAAGGGCTACTTAAGGAGCTTGGCCAGGGAGTGCCGCAGGgacccagagggcagagggcagggctggAGCTGTAGGAAGGCCCTTGAGGCTGGACCCGGTTCCCGTGGAAGCAGAGGACGGGGAGAAGCTGGCGTGCTTTGTCCCGCCTTCTGGTGATTCAGCTCAGCTCCTCTGTCCTTGACTTGGCTGCTGTCTTTTCATTGTTGCTTGGCAAACTTTTCTGTgaagggccagataataaatatgttaGGCTTTGCGGGCCAGATGGTCTCTGCTGCAGCCACACCACTATGCTGTTGTAGCGTGAACACCACCAGAGACGTTGTATAAATGTATGAGCGTGGcttgttccaataaaactttatttacagaaacaagCCGCCGGCCTGCTTCAGCCTACAcaccatagtttgccaacccctgatgTTCTTTAAGAAGAATTTTTctgctgggcgctgtggctcatgcctgtgatcccagcactttgggaggccaaggcgggcggattacctgtggtcaggagttcgagaccagcctggtcaacatggcgaaacccccatctctactaaaaatacaaaattagcctgttgtggtggtgtgtgcctgtaatcccagctactcaggaggctgaggcaggagaatgcttgaacctgggaggcagaggttgcagtgagcggagatcacgccattgaactccagcctgggcaacaagagtgaaactccatctcaaaaaaaaaaaaaaaaaccccaaagaatgTTTTTTCCTTGAGTGTCCCTATGAACGTTAGTTCTCTCGGCACATGACGTGTCGCTGCCGGGTTCCCATTTATGTTACTAGACCCTGATGTAGAAAAGCACATCTTCCCAGCCCTGTGCTTCCTCTTGGGAGTCCCAGCAGGAAAGGCGGAAGAAGAAAACGGCCCGCCTCTGTGTCCTACAGATGGTGGCTTCAGTTCTGCCCGCCAGCGCCCTCCTGCCCGCGGTGCAGCCCGGGATAGCGTAGTTTTCCCTCCCACTTACGCCATCTCTCCTAAGAGATACGCAGCCACCGGCAGCCCCGGGGAAACAGCTTTATTTAGATCAAGCCATATGCTCAGTTTTTCCTCCTCAGCCCTACCTCTCTGAGGCTTTTTTAGAAGCTCAGACAGATGTGAGACACTGCCCTTATTTATCCCTCAAGTGGCCCACGACCCGTGTCCTCCCGGCCTCCCCTTGGAGAGAGTGTGACTAGGGCTCTGTCTTGCAGGCACACGCTGAGGTTCTGGAATGCAGCCTTTTTTGACGCTGTCCATTGTGAGAGGACAAAGCGATCTCCCACTACCAGGTAGGAGCAAAGTGTGGCCCCATTTGGCCTCAGGAAAAAGGACCAGGGAGTGGCTTTATTTCCCGGTTGCGGAAGAGGAGAGCAGAAGAGCAGCTGAGTGGACGTGTCTGGTTTTTCTTCACCCCGTCATGGCCCTGGTGCCCTGCAAGCTGCCTGAGGGTCTCGGCTTCATGGGTGGGGGTGCTCAGCTTGCATGAGCGCTTTCTGTCCTGGGGCTCTGGCATGACTTGGCCTGACCCTCTTAAAATTGCCAGCTCCCTCTAATATCATCAGGACCCCTGCTCCCGGGCCCACCCTGCTGTTTGCTGAACAAAATCAGCATCCTGGGGATGAACGCCTGGAGCAGGGTCCTGGGAGGAAGGGCTGGCCACCTCCCCCGAGACTTTGCCCTCGAGAGCTGGTGCCTGGTGAATGCAGTTGCCGCTCGCAACTCACCTCTTGGGTCTGCAGCCTGACCAGACCTTCCCAGCTTCGCTGAGGGCCACCTCGCACATGGCAGCAGGGGGGGCTGGCACCCACTCCACGGGGGCCGATGCCATAGCAAGCAAAGGTGCCATCCACCGTGTACAGCGACACGACAGCGAGGGACAGCAGCCCCCGGGGGAGCCCCTTCCAGTCGTGTGACTGAAGGCTCTGAACCTCTCCGGGCCCTGGTCTCCTTATTAATAAAGCACATCCGGCTCTCTGTAACACCAGGGAGACCCTCTACCCTTAACCCTCATCAGGAGAGTGGGCAGATGGCTGCTGTTGGGGGGAAGACTCGAGTCTCCCAGCACTTGCCGTGTCTCAAGTGAAATTCTTCCCTCTAGGGGCAGCTAAAACCCTATCAGGGACGAGGGACCCAGAGCATTCTGCCATGGCCGCATTTCCTGGGGAGGCACAGGGGCTCGTGGAGAGGGAAAGACACTGAGACTGCCCGAGGACCCTCGAGAGAGACCCCGCTCTGGAGGGAGACCAGAACAGGGAAATGCTTAGATGCCTCTAGGCAGATGGGCGTTGCCTCTTTAGTTCTCAGACTTCTAGGAAGTTAATTTATTTCGAATATCCTGTCTTTCTCTGTCCCGCTCGTTTCTGCCTGTAATAACCCTCCTCTGCTTGTTCTCTTTTTACCATCCACATATCTTGCATGACTTTGACATGTTCCTTTGTTTACCTGTTTCTGCTGCCGCTCCAGAGGGGAtgctggagaggaggaggagaagaggtgtgTGTGTCCACGTGACTTTGTTCCATTTTACAGTGCGGGCTCCTGCAAAGGTCACTTCAGGTTGGGGGCTGTGCACTGTGTTGAGCTGCTGCAGCAGGCACAGCCCAGACGCAGGTGCAGCCTGGCAGCCGGTGGGGAGGGCAGCCCTGGGGAGGTGAGGCCAGCACTAGGGCAGGCTGGCAATGCATCCcggaactgggcaggtgggagCCTGCCAAGGCCAGAGCACTCCGAAATAGTCAGAAAACAAATGTGACACCTTGAGACGCCCTGGCGACAGCATGAGCTCGAGAGGCAGAGGCGGTGATGCCAGGGAAAGCGGGCTCCAGTTCTGGGCCAGCCGTGCTCTCCGCCAGCCGCTCCGGCCCCTTCTGAGCAGACCTGAAAGCCTCACGCTTGGCCTCACTGTTCACACTGGAGAAGTAGGTCCCGGCTCATCTGGGAAACCGCGGGTGGGGTGCAGAGCCCGTCCTGTTTGCAACACCACCCACTCTCGGGTGTGCTGGGGCCGCCAGGTTGAGGAGGCCCGGAAGAGGGACACACTCCCACTTTCCCAGCCGCTCGGGGATGGGGGTGCGAGGGGTCCCTGAGGAAATCCTAGAACGGGGCTGTTTCCTGCCAGCCCACAGAGGGGTCTGACTCTCCCTGTTCCCCTTTCTGCGAGCTAGAATCCTCTGTGATGTGTTTTCCGAGTTGCCGATCTGCCTCTTCAAATAAGAGTCCCTGTTACGATGTCTCGCTGGAGGATGCGTGAAGTTGCCTCCTCTAATCAGTGACATGTGTGGTGTTTATTGTCGTGAGCAATCACGTTTATTATGCAGACCTATGGCTTTTAAAGGAGCACTTAGGCCTAACAAACACCTCCTTTCATGAACAAAGCCCCTGGGTTTTCAGTGACTCTCTGGGTGACAGTGTGATTAACCAGCCTTCCAGGAACAAGTCAGCCCCACAGCCCTGGCCCAAGGAGGGCTGGGAGCATCTCAGCATCCTCTGAGAGCTGGTCGGTGCTGCTGGGGAGGGGTGGTCTGTCCTGAGCTCAGCTGAGGGGACAGCTGGCCTCCTGGGCCTTCTCACCAGGGCAGATTAGCTTTGACCACACATAGCTCTGCACCGGCTCCTCATCTCTGACCGGCCCCTGAGCCTTCCCCAGAAGGCTGAATATTGCTTTGAGATTGAGGCAGGTGGCAGGGGGCGAGGTTGCCTCCAAGTCCCCAGGCAACCTCATGCCTCTAACATGCCATCTCTTTTTTGGTAACCTCTGCTGACAGCAAGAAGCCATTATCATCCTCTCTGTTTCCAGAGGCAGGTGCTTCTCCGTTCAGAAGGTTTCCCTCGCAGCAGGCGGTCAGTCCCATCCAGATTCCCACCAAGGCAGTGTAGACGCAAGTTCAGCTCACTGTGCAGTGTCAGAGCTTGATTGGCACTGGAAATtgaactcttttttgttttgttttttgagatggagtctcgctctgttgcccaggctggagtgcggtggtgcaatctcagctcactgcaacctctacctcctgggttcaagcaattctcctgccccagcctcccaagtagctggcattacaggtactcgccaccacgcccggctgatttttcttttcttttctcttttttcttttctttttctttctttttttcttttttttgagacggagttttactcttgttgcccaggctggagtggaggggtgcaatctcagcttactgcaacctccacctcctgggttcaagcgattttcctgcctcagcctcccaagtagctgggattagaggtgcccaccaccatgcctggctaatttcatatttttagtagaaacggggtttcaccatgttggtcaggctggtctcaaactcctgaccttaggtgattcacccgcctcagcctcccaaagtactgggattacaggcatgagccaccgcgcccggcctaatttttgtatttttagtagagatggggttttgtcatgttggccaggctggtcttgaactcgtgaactcaggtgatctgaccgcctcaacctcccaaagtgctgggatgacaggcatgagccaccgcgcgcggcctGAAGTCAGTTGTAAGAAGTGATTTTATTGTGGACATTACCTCATCTGCTACTGCCACTGACCATTTACCTCTTTCTTGAGACGTCAGGTTAAATGTCTCACTTTTCGTCCTCACCATGGCGAGAAGAATCGCCGCGTCATCTGGCTCAGGAGAGGAGGGGTCAGGGCTCCTGTGCTGCACGACTCCAAGGGAGCCGTTCCCGTGCGGTCTGGGGCTGTGCAGGGCCCAACCTGCCCAACTGTGCGCAGCAGGCCTGCGGGTGGTGCAGGGGTTTATGTCTGAACAACCCTCAGGGGGGCTGTTTTGGGGAAAGACAGTAGGAAGGAAATGGGACGGGACTCTGCAGAGTACCTGGAAGTATATTCTGGTATCTTCGTGGGCATCCTGCCATCGGCACAAGGAGGCCGGGAATGACCTTTGTCCGTCACTCCCATCATGCCCCTGATGCCCTGTGACGCCTGCCAAGCTGCAGCAGTGCCAGTGACCTCTTGTGGGCCGGGGGTGGCGAGGAGCCAGGAGTTCatgttcctttgttttgtttctcttcctctggCTTCTCCATGATCCCAACCTCTCACCCTCTCATACCATCCTTCTCCCCCTTCTTTGATCTTCCTCTCAACCTTATTTTAGTCAGACTCATccatccagttttctttttaagggGAAAGGGGCTCAAATTAATGTCTGCACGTTCGCAGCTGCCTCTGCAGGTAGCTTCTCAGATGGGCGTGGTGTCCAGGGAGTTGTGTAAGGGTCAGggaggccccaggccctgcccaaGGGGCGGGGAACGAGCCGGCAACGCAGAAAAGCTCTGTGGCAATGAGGGCTGGGAAGGAGTGGAGAGCCCCCTTGTTCTGCCCCAGACGAGGGATTAACAGCACTCCCCTCTAAAGCATACAGCAGGCGAACGCTCAGAACACCCTCCCACCCCAGGCCTTGTGCGGAGAACGCGTCAGGGTGCCCCCCGGCTCCTGAAGCTCGGTGCAAACCTCGGTCGATGCCGTCTCATTGGGTTTTCAGCACTTTGTTCTCACGCCTGGGTGCTGTCTTCACTATGGTCCACAACACCCACAGGGTCACGGTCAGAGGGGCCAGCGGGAAGCGTGGGGGCCTGGTCTAGGGAGGGGACTAGAGAGAGCATTGAGGGCCTTGAGAAAGCCAACCCAGAGAAGGCACAGCTGAGCAGGGCACAGCCCTCTTCAGGCAGGGCACAGTGTGGCCCTCCATGCCCTCAGCCTCTGTGGAAGCTGCCATCCGCAACTGGCCCCAGGATGTCGCAGCTCGCCTGGCCCATCAGGCTGGTCAGGAGACACGGGTGTGATCTGAAAACGTTCCCTGGGCCACCAAGGCCCGCTGTCCTGGGATGTTGGGCAGGTCCCCTCCCTCTCTGGAGGTTTCTACCCCGAGGACGGGCCCAGACCCCACTCTCCCGCTGTAGCGAGGCTCTGGGGCCGGCCCCGCTGCCTGTAGAATGCCTGGGTAGCCGTGTGGCGCTCCGCACCTTCAGGGCCATAAAGAACCCTTCTGTTTCCGCGTCTCTTTATCTTGTGAAGAGTGAGATGAACGTTGGGGACCCCAAGCGCGGTGTCAGGATCCCGGCAGGCCTTGTGGAAAGGCTCAGCACACGGCTCTCTGGTGAAAGGCACCCCCTTCTGTGCCCGGGGGGCCGTACATGGGTGCCGTCAGCACCCGCGGGTCAGAGCAGGGCGAGGAGCAGGGGCAAGGACAGCACCGTCTGAGTCCCGCTCCTGTCACCTCCTGTGCTTGCAGGGAGAAGTGGTGCCACATGACGCAGGAGGAGCGCGATGATAGCCTCCGGTTCAACGAGAACATCACCTTTGGGCAGCTGGGGTAAGGGCGGGCgtgggaaagggggaggggaaagagggggcagggagagagggggCGGGCCCACGCTGTGAGCTGTCACGACCTGTGAGCTGTCACACCCTGGGGTGCTGTGTCAGCCTGCTCTGAGGCATGGAGTTCATTACACTGGCCTCCATGCCAGCTCATAATCAATCCGCCTCCTACGCAACCCCTGGTGGCCGCAGTGCCGCAGCGAGAGTTGCTGGTGGTTAATTAGGCGGCAGTGCGTTTCAGTTTTTGCTGACAATTCCAGGCAGGCCACGGTGGGCGTCCCAGAGATGAGGGCCCAGCTCCTTGGCCCTTTCCCCTGGGAAGCCGGCGGGTGACGCTCTTGGGTTTTCTCCTGCAGCACGTTCTCGCACAACATGCTGGCCTTCGGACTGAACAAGAAGCTGTGCAATGACTTCCTGAAGAAGCAGGCTGTGATTGGCAACCTGGATGAAGGTGCGTCTGCGGGAGGCCGCTGGCGGGAGGCGGGCAGGGCTGGGGTCAGGAGCCAGTGCTGCGCCCGCTGGCGCTTCTGCACTGCCAGAAGGCATGTCGTGTTGCAGTCGGAAATGTGCTGAGCTCTGGGCAGACggccctcctctctccccagtcTGTGTAGACGGACACACAGGACACCTCTCGTTCCATTTGGAATCCATTTCTGCTAGATGGGATTGTGGGCATTGAGGCTGCAGCCCCGGTGTTCACAGGACAGAGAAGAGGGGGATGCAGCGCTTGGACTCAGCTTGCATGGAGCCAAACTCTGGCCCCAAGTTGCCCCCTTCTAAATGGCTCCCGCGTGGCGTCCTTTTCTTTCTCAGACCACACTGCTATGATGAGTGCCAGGGGACAAGGGCGGTGGGGAGGGAGTTTTGAGGTTTCTCTGGAATCTCTGGCTTCCGTGACAGCAGGGAAATGCTGTGACATTGACGCCCTCCTGCGCGGGGGCCAGTCCCTGTGTGCGGCCCCATCTGCTGCAAGCGTTGGTTCCTCTGCGTCAAAAAGGACTTACACTTAGGCGTGGATACGGATCGACCCATATTCTTCAGAAAATCCCGTTCTCCACCTAATTCAAGGGATCCGTGGTGGAGCGGCCTGAGGAGGCATGAGGGCGCCAGTGACCGTTAGACTGTCTCAGAATGTTGCTAGCAGCCCCACCTCACTGGCACAGGGCAAGGGGGATGCTGCCACCTCTCCCAGTCCCCAGGGTGGCTGGACTGTCTGCCCCGTGCCTGTCACAGGCTGCAGGGGCTGCGCCCCATGACACCATTTTCATAAGAAGGTGTGTTCCCAGTTTTGAGGGCCCCTTCCAGCCACCTGCTTGCCCCACAGGCGGCGTGCTGGCCAAGAGGCTGCGTGTGCAGCGCGCCCTCGTGGCACAGCCCTGCCCCGAAGCGCGCAAGCTGTGTGGCCTGCGGAAGGCAGTGCAGTTCAGGAGCCACAGCCCTGCTGCCAGGGAGGCCCTGATTCACCCCTGTCCGAGTGACAAGAGCAGGACACATCTGTCCCTGTCACCATCTTTCATCTGAGAAATAACATCGCTTTCTCTTCCAGAGCAATACAAGCTGCTTAGTGACCACATTGAGCAAATGGCCACTGAGTAGGCCCCAGAGGTCACACTCTGCAGGAAGACTGAGACCATGCGCCATTCTCCCGGGCCCAGTGCCCGGCCGTCACCCCACCCGTGACCTGCATGAAGCCAGCAGCACCCAGAGCCGCACCTGCTGCCCTAGAACTAGTGGTTAGAAGAATCCActgctccttcctcttctctgcctGTGTCTGCGCCCCCCCATCCCCCCATCCATGTGCCAAAGTGTCCCTTGGGTCACACGGCTAAAGCCAAGGTGACCAGCTGTACCCCGAGTGCCAGGCTTGTGAGATGAGAccaagagggaggagggggaggacgTTGTGGTCCATCGTGGGCCAAGGGCTGGCGAGGGTGGGGGTGGGCAAGGGATGCAGGCAGGACAGCCATGAGGTGGGGCTGCAGCCGGCATACCCAGTGGTGGAGGACTGGCCCTGCCACTCATGGTGGGCGGCCCTGGGCCACATTGCCTGCAATGGGTGCACACCTGGCTCCCATCCAGCCCTCTCAGTGTGGGGCTGTGGCCGGTCCTCACTCTTCCCCAGTCTCCCTCTGTGGGGCAGGAACGGGAAGTCACAGGACCCTTGAGGAAGAAACGCCTGTTttagggagagagagggagtggtGCAGAGGATGCTCTTGGCTGGCTGGAGCAAGACCCAGCTCCCACCAGAGGGACATGTGTGTGCCCTGCAGACGGCCCGGGATCTGTGTGTCTCCGCCAGAGCCACAGCAGTGCCGAGGTGTCTGCAGTAGACCACACAGACCGTCTGACATGCGCCCACCAGGCGGACAGCTCCCTTCTGAAGCAGAGAAGGCTCCGCAGTCACGAAGCAGCGTTGTGCCGTGTGTCCCTCACAAGAAGCACAGGAAAGAGAAGTTTCTTTAGTAGTCACTAGACAACCACCCTTTCTAAAAGCAAACAGTGCTGCTCTTTATTCCAGACAAGGCAGGAAAGTCTGAGCTGGGAGAGACAGCAGCTGGAGAGAGGCAGTTCTGTG
This genomic window from Macaca mulatta isolate MMU2019108-1 chromosome 20, T2T-MMU8v2.0, whole genome shotgun sequence contains:
- the KIAA0513 gene encoding uncharacterized protein KIAA0513 homolog isoform X1, producing MEAREVPVGSLINFGPEAPTSSPLEAPPPALQDGDGSLGDGASESETTESADSENDMGESPSHPSWDQDRRSSSNESFSSSQSTESTQDEETLALRDFMRGYVEKIFSGGEDLDQEEKAKFGEYCSSENGKGREWFARYVSAQRCNSKCVSEATFYRLVQSFAVVLFECHQMDDFGPAKNLMTMCFTYYHIGKPQLLPPEAREKPTGSIDSYLKSANSWLAEKKDIAERLLKNTSARTENVKGFFGGLETKLKGPLARRNEEDESKPQEKRPRAVTVYSPEDEKKGEKIYLYTHLKQQPIWHTLRFWNAAFFDAVHCERTKRSPTTRGDAGEEEEKREKWCHMTQEERDDSLRFNENITFGQLGTFSHNMLAFGLNKKLCNDFLKKQAVIGNLDEEQYKLLSDHIEQMATE
- the KIAA0513 gene encoding uncharacterized protein KIAA0513 homolog isoform X2, producing the protein MEAREVPVGSLINFGPEAPTSSPLEAPPPALQDGDGSLGDGASESETTESADSENDMGESPSHPSWDQDRRSSSNESFSSSQSTESTQDEETLALRDFMRGYVEKIFSGGEDLDQEEKAKFGEYCSSENGKGREWFARYVSAQRCNSKCVSEATFYRLVQSFAVVLFECHQMDDFGPAKNLMTMCFTYYHIGKPQLLPPEAREKPTGSIDSYLKSANSWLAEKKDIAERLLKNTSARTENVKGFFGGLETKLKGPLARRNEEDESKPQEKRPRAVTVYSPEDEKKGEKIYLYTHLKQQPIWHTLRFWNAAFFDAVHCERTKRSPTTREKWCHMTQEERDDSLRFNENITFGQLGTFSHNMLAFGLNKKLCNDFLKKQAVIGNLDEEQYKLLSDHIEQMATE
- the KIAA0513 gene encoding uncharacterized protein KIAA0513 homolog (The RefSeq protein has 2 substitutions compared to this genomic sequence): MEAREVPVGSLIDFGPEAPTSSPLEAPPPALQDGDGSLGDGASESETTESADSENDMGESPSHPSWDQDRRSSSNESFSSSQSTESTQDEETLALRDFMRGYVEKIFSGGEDLDQEEKAKFGEYCSSENGKGREWFARYVSAQRCNSKCVSEATFYRLVQSFAVVLFECHQMDDFGPAKNLMTMCFTYYHIGKPQLLPPEAREKPAGSIDSYLKSANSWLAEKKDIAERLLKNTSARTENVKGFFGGLETKLKGPLARRNEEDESKPQEKRPRAVTVYSPEDEKKGEKIYLYTHLKQQPIWHTLRFWNAAFFDAVHCERTKRSPTTREKWCHMTQEERDDSLRFNENITFGQLGTFSHNMLAFGLNKKLCNDFLKKQAVIGNLDEEQYKLLSDHIEQMATE